One window of Halopseudomonas maritima genomic DNA carries:
- a CDS encoding phosphatidate cytidylyltransferase: MDIGLPFMLDLTPNTLCAMLVVVAMLVIASVTQLLLRSRLSDDGYLELKQRINSWWVMVGVVFTALMIGPTASLIFFTILSFIALREFFSILPVRVTDRRLILALYLAVPLQYYWVGMGWYGMFIVFIPVYLFLLIPFGLLMLGETKGFIRAVGSYQWATMTTVFAISHVAYLLMLPAEENPAGGGVGLVIYLVFLTQFNDVAQYIWGKKFGNRKIVPAISPNKTWAGFLGGVATTTLFGALLAPWLTPLPWWLGLGAGLLIGLAGFIGDLTVSAVKRDLRIKDTSQLIPGHGGILDRIDSLMYTAPLFFHFLVYTTY; the protein is encoded by the coding sequence ATGGATATCGGCCTGCCCTTCATGCTCGACCTCACACCCAATACCCTGTGCGCCATGCTGGTGGTAGTGGCCATGCTGGTGATCGCCAGTGTGACCCAGCTGCTGCTGCGCTCGCGCCTCAGCGACGATGGCTACCTGGAGCTGAAACAGCGCATCAACTCCTGGTGGGTGATGGTCGGCGTGGTGTTCACCGCACTGATGATCGGCCCCACCGCGTCGCTGATCTTCTTCACCATCCTCAGCTTTATTGCGCTGCGCGAGTTCTTCTCGATCCTGCCGGTACGGGTTACCGACCGCCGCCTGATACTCGCCCTGTATCTGGCCGTGCCGCTGCAATACTACTGGGTCGGCATGGGCTGGTACGGCATGTTCATCGTATTTATTCCGGTCTACCTGTTCCTGCTGATCCCCTTTGGTCTGCTGATGCTGGGCGAGACCAAGGGCTTCATCCGCGCAGTCGGCTCCTACCAGTGGGCCACCATGACCACGGTGTTTGCCATCAGCCACGTTGCCTACCTGCTGATGCTGCCGGCCGAAGAAAACCCGGCCGGCGGCGGGGTTGGTCTGGTGATCTATCTGGTGTTCCTGACCCAGTTCAATGACGTTGCCCAGTACATTTGGGGCAAGAAGTTCGGCAACCGCAAGATTGTCCCGGCCATCAGCCCCAACAAGACCTGGGCGGGCTTTCTCGGCGGCGTGGCCACCACCACCCTGTTTGGCGCGCTGCTTGCACCCTGGCTGACGCCGCTGCCCTGGTGGCTTGGCCTTGGCGCGGGCCTATTGATTGGTCTGGCCGGCTTTATTGGCGACCTGACCGTGTCGGCGGTCAAACGCGACCTGCGCATCAAGGACACCAGCCAGCTGATTCCCGGCCACGGCGGCATCCTCGACCGTATCGACAGCCTGATGTACACCGCGCCGCTGTTCTTCCACTTCCTCGTTTACACCACCTATTGA
- a CDS encoding L-lactate permease, with the protein MSSGFLALMAFAPILLAGILLIGLRWPARRAMPLVYLLSAGIALFVWDMSFNRVLASTLQGLVVTVGVLWIIFGAILLLNTLKHSGGITAIRAGFTTISPDRRVQAIIIAWLFGCFIEGASGFGTPAAIAAPLLVAIGFPAMAAVLMGMLVQSTPVSFGAVGTPIIVGVNTGLDHAVIGEQLAAAGSSWEAYLQLITSQVAIVHALVGTAMPLVMVIMLVRFFGQDKSWRAVFEVLPFALFAGVSMTIPYVLGGVFLGPEFPSLMGGLVGLAVVTAAARAGFLVPKRQWDFAPRDSWPAAWMGTVEMKLEELTARPMSSFRAWLPYLLVGVLLVISRVFPEVTAAFKAVAINFTDILGEAGVSAGVQPLYLPGGILVMVVIATFFLHRMKASELGKAAGESFGVLLSAGFVLLFTVPMVRILINSGVNAAELPSMPIVMARYVADSVGGIYPLLAPTIGALGAFLAGSNTVSNMMFSQFQFGVASNLGLSTALIVAAQAIGAAAGNMIAIHNVVAASATVGLLGREGTTLRRTIWPTLYYVLMTGLIALFAAYVMGVRDPLMAG; encoded by the coding sequence ATGTCTTCCGGTTTTCTTGCCTTGATGGCCTTTGCCCCGATTCTGCTGGCGGGCATCTTGTTGATTGGTTTGCGTTGGCCGGCACGTCGTGCCATGCCGCTGGTATACCTGCTCAGCGCCGGTATCGCGCTGTTCGTCTGGGATATGAGTTTCAACCGGGTACTGGCCTCGACCCTGCAGGGGCTGGTAGTCACTGTCGGCGTTCTGTGGATCATCTTCGGTGCGATCCTGCTGCTCAACACCCTCAAGCACTCCGGCGGCATTACGGCTATCCGCGCCGGTTTTACCACCATCAGCCCTGACCGCCGTGTTCAAGCGATCATCATTGCCTGGCTGTTCGGCTGCTTTATCGAAGGGGCCTCTGGTTTTGGCACCCCGGCAGCCATTGCCGCGCCGCTGCTAGTTGCCATCGGCTTCCCGGCGATGGCTGCGGTACTGATGGGCATGCTGGTGCAAAGCACGCCGGTGTCGTTTGGGGCAGTGGGTACGCCGATCATCGTGGGTGTGAACACCGGCCTGGACCATGCTGTGATTGGTGAGCAACTGGCGGCCGCCGGTTCCAGTTGGGAAGCCTATCTTCAGCTGATCACCAGTCAGGTGGCGATTGTGCATGCGTTGGTGGGCACTGCCATGCCGCTGGTGATGGTCATCATGCTGGTGCGCTTTTTCGGTCAGGACAAGAGCTGGCGCGCGGTGTTCGAAGTGCTGCCGTTTGCCCTGTTTGCCGGTGTCTCCATGACCATTCCCTATGTGCTGGGCGGTGTCTTTCTGGGGCCGGAATTTCCGTCGCTGATGGGTGGCCTGGTTGGCCTGGCGGTTGTCACCGCCGCCGCCCGCGCAGGCTTTCTGGTGCCCAAGCGTCAGTGGGACTTTGCACCGCGCGACAGCTGGCCCGCTGCCTGGATGGGCACCGTTGAGATGAAGCTGGAAGAGCTGACCGCGCGCCCCATGAGCAGCTTCCGCGCCTGGCTGCCGTACCTGCTGGTGGGTGTGCTGCTGGTGATCAGTCGGGTCTTCCCTGAGGTCACTGCCGCGTTCAAGGCGGTTGCCATCAACTTTACCGATATCCTGGGTGAGGCTGGCGTCAGCGCTGGCGTACAGCCGCTGTACCTGCCGGGCGGTATTCTGGTCATGGTGGTGATTGCGACCTTCTTCCTGCATCGCATGAAAGCCAGCGAGCTGGGCAAGGCGGCGGGCGAGTCTTTTGGCGTGCTGCTGAGCGCCGGCTTTGTACTGCTGTTCACCGTGCCGATGGTGCGTATTCTGATCAACTCCGGCGTCAACGCCGCCGAACTGCCGAGCATGCCGATTGTCATGGCGCGTTATGTTGCCGACAGCGTGGGCGGTATCTATCCGCTGCTGGCGCCGACTATCGGTGCGTTGGGTGCCTTCCTGGCCGGCTCCAACACCGTGTCCAATATGATGTTCAGTCAGTTCCAGTTTGGCGTGGCCAGCAACCTCGGCCTGTCCACGGCGCTTATCGTGGCGGCGCAGGCGATTGGCGCTGCGGCCGGTAACATGATTGCCATTCACAACGTGGTGGCGGCCTCGGCTACCGTTGGCCTGCTTGGCCGCGAGGGCACGACTCTGCGCCGTACTATCTGGCCGACCCTCTACTACGTGCTGATGACCGGCTTGATTGCGCTCTTTGCTGCCTATGTTATGGGTGTCCGCGACCCGCTGATGGCGGGCTGA
- a CDS encoding substrate-binding periplasmic protein, with amino-acid sequence MKTTAPLLLALALFTGGLRAEPITVVTEPWPPYVFAQEGQLRGADYEVSQQLLLELGYQPEWRLMPWKRAQYEVLAGHADAILDIGINPERQAQYYYPDEPLSTSESVLFYRINQPYPFTKLEDLRGRRIGVSAGYTYGNQAFVEADYLTREPCPSIENCLLMLQRGRIDMALINRSVGRYTLKLMGMNGITHHAEPLSGGPVYLAFARRPELADLANRFADALRAFKQTANYQQILQTYGL; translated from the coding sequence ATGAAGACGACTGCCCCGCTGCTGCTCGCCCTCGCGCTGTTTACCGGCGGACTGCGAGCAGAGCCTATCACTGTTGTCACCGAGCCCTGGCCGCCCTATGTCTTTGCCCAGGAAGGCCAACTGCGCGGCGCCGACTATGAGGTCAGTCAGCAACTTCTGCTAGAGCTTGGCTACCAGCCCGAGTGGCGCCTGATGCCCTGGAAGCGCGCCCAGTACGAAGTACTTGCCGGCCACGCCGACGCCATCCTCGACATTGGCATCAACCCTGAACGTCAGGCCCAGTACTACTACCCCGACGAGCCGCTATCGACCAGCGAATCAGTGCTGTTCTATCGCATCAACCAACCCTATCCATTCACCAAGCTGGAAGACCTGCGCGGGCGGCGTATTGGCGTGTCAGCGGGTTACACCTACGGCAATCAGGCCTTCGTTGAGGCGGACTACCTGACCCGCGAGCCCTGCCCGTCAATTGAAAACTGTCTGCTGATGCTGCAACGGGGCCGTATCGACATGGCGCTGATCAACCGCAGCGTGGGGCGCTACACGCTAAAGCTGATGGGGATGAACGGCATCACCCATCACGCCGAGCCCCTAAGCGGCGGGCCGGTTTACCTGGCCTTCGCTCGCCGCCCAGAGCTGGCCGACCTGGCCAACCGCTTTGCTGACGCCCTGCGTGCCTTCAAGCAGACAGCCAACTACCAGCAGATCCTGCAGACCTACGGTCTTTAA
- a CDS encoding GntR family transcriptional regulator, with translation MEIGQIKQRRLSDNIVEQLETMILEGTLQPGQRLPAERALAEQFGVSRPSLREAVQKLVAKGLLISRQGGGNYVSDTLGSSFSDPLLSLLEGRPEAQRDLLEFRHTLEADCAYYAAQRATDLDREHLQAAFDALQACYAREGKASRAEEGAADARFHLAIAEASHNLVLLHTIRGLFDLLKRNVVTNIGGMYALRSETRRMLIAQHQALFDAIMQGRADDARRIASEHISYVQDVLEEREEESRRLARAQRRERPVSR, from the coding sequence GTGGAAATAGGCCAGATCAAACAACGCAGGCTGTCCGATAATATCGTCGAACAGCTTGAAACCATGATTCTTGAGGGCACACTGCAGCCAGGCCAGCGCCTGCCCGCCGAGCGGGCGCTGGCCGAGCAGTTCGGCGTGTCGCGCCCGTCACTGCGCGAAGCGGTACAAAAACTGGTTGCCAAGGGCCTGTTGATCAGCCGCCAGGGTGGCGGCAACTATGTCAGCGATACGCTGGGCTCGAGCTTCAGCGATCCGCTGCTAAGCCTGCTGGAAGGGCGCCCCGAGGCCCAACGCGACCTGCTGGAGTTTCGCCACACGCTGGAAGCCGACTGCGCCTACTACGCCGCCCAGCGCGCCACCGACCTGGACCGTGAACACCTGCAGGCGGCCTTTGATGCCCTGCAGGCGTGCTACGCCCGTGAGGGTAAGGCATCGCGGGCAGAGGAAGGGGCAGCTGATGCGCGCTTTCATCTGGCGATCGCCGAGGCCAGCCACAACCTGGTGCTGCTGCACACCATTCGAGGCCTGTTCGACCTGCTAAAACGCAACGTGGTAACCAATATCGGCGGTATGTACGCCCTGCGCAGCGAAACCCGACGCATGCTAATTGCGCAGCACCAGGCACTGTTCGACGCCATCATGCAGGGCCGCGCCGACGATGCCCGTCGCATCGCCAGCGAGCACATCAGCTACGTGCAGGACGTACTCGAAGAAAGGGAAGAAGAAAGTCGCCGATTGGCCCGCGCCCAGCGGCGCGAGCGCCCGGTCAGTCGCTGA
- a CDS encoding CDP-alcohol phosphatidyltransferase family protein — MTDNRRPLKIRDQRIMTRFAAWLSQRSVTPNQISVLSVLFALAGAAALVCSGQQLGNERSLWLIIAALCIQLRLLCNLFDGMVAMEGGKQTPAGELFNDVPDRIADPLLIVACGFAVPGFESAQWLAWLGALLAVMTAYVRVLGVSLGLPADFRGPLAKQQRMAVLTGACVLSAFDPLWHQPGLILWISLIIIAVGSGLTVVRRLVGAYLRLQRRGIE, encoded by the coding sequence ATGACCGACAACCGCCGCCCCCTGAAGATCCGCGATCAGCGCATCATGACCCGCTTTGCCGCCTGGCTCAGCCAGCGCAGCGTGACACCCAATCAGATATCCGTGCTCAGCGTGCTGTTTGCCCTGGCCGGCGCCGCTGCGCTGGTCTGCTCGGGCCAGCAGTTGGGCAACGAGCGCTCGCTCTGGCTGATCATTGCAGCGCTGTGCATCCAACTACGCCTGCTGTGCAACCTGTTCGACGGCATGGTGGCGATGGAGGGCGGCAAGCAGACGCCGGCCGGCGAGCTGTTCAACGACGTCCCCGACCGCATCGCCGACCCGCTGCTGATCGTTGCCTGCGGCTTTGCTGTACCCGGTTTTGAATCAGCCCAGTGGCTGGCCTGGCTGGGGGCACTGCTCGCGGTTATGACCGCCTATGTACGCGTGCTCGGCGTCTCGCTTGGTCTGCCGGCGGACTTTCGCGGGCCGCTGGCCAAACAGCAGCGTATGGCGGTACTGACCGGCGCTTGCGTGCTGTCGGCGTTCGACCCGCTGTGGCACCAGCCAGGCCTGATTCTGTGGATCAGCCTGATCATCATCGCCGTCGGCAGTGGTCTGACGGTTGTGCGCCGCCTGGTTGGCGCCTATCTGCGACTGCAACGCCGGGGGATTGAATAA
- a CDS encoding DEAD/DEAH box helicase codes for MSFASLGLSDALVRAVAATGYTTPTPVQQQAVPAVLEGRDLMVAAQTGTGKTAGFALPVIERLFPNGESDGQRAKPKQVRVLVLTPTRELAAQVHDSIRAYATELPLKSACIFGGVGANPQMKAIAPGLDILVACPGRLLDLVGQKAVDLSQVEILVLDEADRMLDMGFVHDVKKVIAKLPTKRQNLLFSATFSKDIVELANKLLDNPARIEVTPPNTTVERINQKVYRVAAGHKRALVAHLVTQGAWEQVLIFTRTKHGANRLAEYLVKNGLPAAAIHGNKSQSARTKALAEFKANSLRILVATDIAARGLDIDQLPHVINFELPNVSEDYVHRIGRTGRAGRSGEAVSLVSPDEEKLLRAIERMTKQRIDEGSLDGFEPPAQAELNNDRPERPREQNGRGGQQRNNRGQGQQGKRAGNGQSAQKNGNGGNGNGNGNGQQRGQRRNERQRGEQRPHQQRQRAAGQPRVMPGIHEPEDAVALERRRQALGNRIEAPEERKPAARKQNNGNGNGNGNGNGNGNGNRKPNGGGNRKQREKPALLGAR; via the coding sequence ATGTCCTTTGCCTCTCTGGGGCTGTCCGACGCGCTGGTACGCGCGGTGGCGGCCACTGGTTACACCACACCCACGCCGGTGCAGCAACAAGCAGTGCCGGCAGTTCTCGAAGGCCGCGACCTGATGGTTGCCGCCCAGACCGGCACCGGCAAGACCGCCGGCTTTGCCCTCCCCGTCATCGAACGCCTATTCCCCAACGGCGAGTCCGACGGCCAGCGCGCCAAGCCCAAACAAGTGCGCGTGCTGGTATTGACCCCGACCCGCGAACTGGCCGCCCAGGTGCACGACAGCATCCGCGCCTACGCCACCGAACTGCCGCTGAAATCCGCCTGCATCTTCGGCGGCGTCGGCGCCAACCCGCAGATGAAAGCCATCGCACCCGGCCTGGATATTTTGGTCGCCTGCCCTGGCCGCCTGCTGGATCTGGTCGGCCAGAAGGCCGTCGACCTGTCACAGGTCGAGATTCTGGTGCTCGACGAAGCCGACCGCATGCTCGACATGGGCTTTGTCCATGACGTCAAGAAGGTCATCGCCAAGCTGCCGACCAAGCGCCAGAACCTGCTGTTCTCGGCCACCTTCTCCAAGGATATTGTCGAGCTGGCCAACAAGCTGCTCGACAACCCGGCGCGCATCGAAGTCACCCCGCCAAACACCACGGTCGAGCGCATCAACCAGAAGGTTTACCGCGTGGCCGCCGGTCACAAGCGCGCACTGGTTGCGCACCTGGTAACCCAGGGTGCCTGGGAGCAGGTGCTGATCTTTACCCGCACCAAACACGGTGCCAACCGTCTGGCCGAGTATCTGGTCAAGAACGGCCTGCCGGCCGCCGCGATCCACGGCAACAAGAGTCAGAGCGCGCGCACCAAGGCTCTGGCTGAATTCAAGGCCAACAGCCTGCGTATTCTGGTTGCTACCGACATCGCCGCCCGCGGCCTAGACATTGACCAGTTGCCCCACGTCATCAACTTCGAGCTGCCCAACGTCTCGGAAGACTACGTACACCGTATTGGTCGCACCGGCCGTGCCGGTCGCAGCGGCGAAGCCGTGTCGCTGGTCAGCCCAGACGAAGAGAAGCTGCTGCGCGCCATCGAGCGCATGACCAAGCAGCGTATCGACGAAGGCAGCCTGGACGGCTTTGAGCCGCCGGCCCAGGCAGAGCTGAACAACGACCGTCCGGAGCGTCCGCGCGAGCAGAACGGTCGCGGCGGCCAGCAACGCAACAACCGCGGCCAGGGCCAACAGGGCAAACGCGCCGGCAACGGCCAGTCCGCCCAGAAAAACGGCAACGGCGGCAATGGCAATGGCAATGGCAATGGCCAGCAGCGTGGCCAACGCCGTAACGAGCGCCAACGTGGCGAGCAGCGCCCGCACCAGCAGCGCCAGCGTGCCGCCGGTCAACCCCGCGTCATGCCTGGCATCCACGAGCCGGAAGACGCCGTCGCTCTGGAGCGCCGCCGGCAGGCGCTGGGCAACCGCATTGAGGCCCCGGAAGAGCGCAAGCCCGCTGCCCGCAAGCAAAACAACGGCAACGGCAACGGCAACGGCAACGGCAACGGCAACGGCAACGGCAATCGTAAGCCGAACGGTGGCGGTAACCGCAAGCAACGGGAAAAGCCAGCGCTGCTCGGCGCACGCTAA
- the dld gene encoding D-lactate dehydrogenase — translation MSAAQTHQRDALLEQLRSLVGRRYVLTGEQQTRRFRKGHRTGEGQVLAVIQPGTLLEQWQVLRAAVAADCIVIMQAANTGLTGGSTPDGDNYDRDIVLISTRRLDGVQLINQGEQVVCLPGATLDRLERELAPLGREPHSVIGSSCIGASVLGGVCNNSGGALVRRGPAYTELALYAQVQADGTLTLVNHLGIELGDSPEEILTRLQRGDYRPDAVLNEVARASDAGYAEHVRDVDADTPARFNADPSRLFEASGSAGKLCLFAVRLDTFVKEASTVFYIGSNDPQDLTDLRRHLLTNLPSLPIAGEYIHRTAFDIGERYGKDTYLIIDRFGTARVPAAFAIKSRVDGIFERLGLRGVSDRVIQTVMNLLPSHLPERMREYRNRFEHHLLLRVSNDTGAQTREHLSSFFAGRDTGDYFECDEDEGRRAFLHRFAVAGAAIRYREVHRREVEDIVALDIALRRNDRDWVETLPAELEKDMVHKLYYGHFFCHVFHQDYIVRKGVDPLAMEHRMWALLDERRAEYPAEHNVGHLYVAKPALAGFYKELDPTNSFNPGIGHTSRQRGWGECCGGHEESHGH, via the coding sequence ATGAGTGCTGCGCAAACCCACCAGCGTGACGCCTTGCTGGAGCAGCTGCGCAGTCTGGTTGGCCGCCGCTATGTGCTGACCGGTGAGCAGCAGACCCGGCGTTTTCGCAAGGGTCACCGTACCGGCGAGGGCCAGGTGTTGGCCGTGATTCAGCCGGGCACCCTGCTGGAGCAGTGGCAGGTGCTGCGCGCTGCTGTTGCCGCCGATTGCATCGTGATCATGCAGGCCGCCAACACCGGTCTGACCGGTGGCTCTACCCCGGATGGCGATAACTACGACCGCGATATCGTGCTGATCAGTACGCGCCGTCTGGATGGCGTGCAACTGATCAATCAGGGCGAGCAGGTAGTGTGTCTGCCGGGTGCCACGTTGGACCGGCTGGAGCGCGAACTGGCGCCGCTGGGGCGCGAGCCGCACTCGGTGATCGGCTCCTCCTGCATCGGTGCCTCGGTGCTGGGTGGTGTATGTAACAACTCCGGCGGCGCCCTGGTGCGGCGCGGCCCGGCTTACACCGAGCTGGCGCTCTACGCGCAGGTGCAGGCCGACGGCACGCTCACGCTGGTCAACCACCTGGGTATCGAGCTGGGTGACAGCCCGGAAGAGATCCTGACGCGTTTGCAGCGTGGCGACTATCGGCCTGATGCCGTGCTCAACGAGGTCGCCAGGGCTTCGGATGCCGGCTACGCCGAGCACGTACGCGATGTCGATGCCGATACCCCGGCGCGTTTCAATGCTGATCCTTCGCGCCTGTTCGAGGCCTCCGGATCGGCTGGCAAGCTGTGTCTGTTTGCCGTGCGACTGGATACCTTTGTGAAGGAAGCCAGCACCGTGTTTTACATCGGCAGCAACGATCCGCAGGATCTGACCGACCTGCGTCGCCACCTGCTGACCAATCTGCCGAGCCTGCCGATTGCCGGTGAGTACATTCACCGTACAGCCTTTGATATCGGAGAGCGCTACGGCAAGGACACCTACCTGATCATCGACCGTTTTGGCACCGCCCGGGTGCCGGCAGCTTTTGCCATCAAGAGCCGCGTTGACGGCATCTTCGAACGCCTGGGCCTGCGCGGCGTCAGTGATCGCGTGATTCAGACGGTGATGAACCTGCTGCCCAGTCACCTGCCGGAGCGCATGCGCGAGTACCGTAATCGCTTTGAGCATCACCTGCTGTTGCGCGTGTCCAACGATACCGGAGCGCAGACCCGTGAGCACCTGAGCAGCTTCTTTGCCGGGCGCGATACCGGTGACTATTTCGAGTGTGACGAAGACGAGGGCCGGCGCGCCTTTCTGCACCGCTTTGCCGTAGCCGGTGCCGCGATTCGCTACCGTGAGGTGCACCGCCGCGAAGTGGAAGACATTGTGGCGCTGGATATTGCGCTGCGCCGTAATGATCGGGACTGGGTGGAGACGCTACCGGCCGAGCTGGAAAAGGACATGGTGCACAAGCTGTATTACGGGCATTTTTTCTGCCACGTTTTCCATCAGGACTACATCGTGCGCAAGGGCGTTGATCCGCTGGCGATGGAGCACCGCATGTGGGCGCTGCTGGATGAGCGCCGCGCCGAATACCCGGCCGAGCATAACGTTGGCCATCTGTATGTGGCCAAGCCGGCGCTGGCCGGCTTCTATAAGGAGCTGGACCCGACCAACAGCTTCAACCCCGGTATCGGCCACACCTCACGTCAGCGCGGCTGGGGTGAGTGTTGTGGTGGGCACGAGGAGTCGCACGGGCACTGA
- the lldD gene encoding FMN-dependent L-lactate dehydrogenase LldD: MIISASTDYRAAAQRRLPPFLFHYIDGGAYAEHTLKRNVADLADIALRQRVLKDMAELSLETRLFDETLSMPVALSPVGLTGMYARRGEVQAARAAADKGIPFTLSTVSVCPIEEVAPVINRPMWFQLYVLKDRGFMKNALERAKAAGVTTLVFTVDMPVPGARYRDAHSGMSGPNAAMRRYLQAVTHPRWAFDVGLLGKPHDLGNISAYRGNPTGLEDYMGWLGANFDASISWKDLEWIREFWDGPMVIKGILDPEDARDAVRFGADGIIVSNHGGRQLDGVLSSARALPPIADAVKGELKILVDSGIRTGLDVVRMLALGADCTMLGRAFIYALAADGQAGVTNLLELIEKEMRVAMVLTGAKSISEINADLLVAAP, encoded by the coding sequence ATGATCATTTCTGCCTCGACCGATTACCGTGCGGCCGCCCAGCGCCGCTTGCCGCCCTTTCTGTTCCACTACATTGATGGTGGCGCCTACGCCGAGCACACGCTCAAGCGCAATGTCGCGGATCTGGCCGATATCGCCCTGCGTCAGCGGGTGCTGAAAGACATGGCGGAGCTGAGCCTGGAAACCCGCCTGTTCGACGAAACCCTGAGCATGCCGGTGGCGCTGTCGCCGGTCGGTCTGACCGGCATGTACGCCCGTCGTGGTGAAGTGCAGGCGGCGCGCGCCGCTGCCGACAAGGGCATTCCCTTTACCCTGTCGACCGTGTCCGTGTGCCCGATCGAGGAAGTGGCCCCGGTGATCAATCGTCCGATGTGGTTTCAGTTGTACGTGCTGAAAGATCGCGGCTTTATGAAGAACGCACTGGAGCGCGCCAAGGCCGCTGGTGTGACCACGCTGGTGTTCACCGTCGACATGCCGGTGCCGGGCGCGCGTTATCGCGATGCGCACTCCGGTATGAGCGGCCCAAATGCCGCCATGCGGCGTTATCTGCAGGCCGTCACGCATCCGCGCTGGGCCTTCGACGTGGGCCTGCTGGGCAAGCCGCACGATCTGGGCAATATCTCCGCCTACCGCGGCAACCCGACCGGCCTGGAAGACTACATGGGCTGGCTGGGCGCCAACTTTGACGCCTCTATCTCCTGGAAGGATCTGGAGTGGATTCGCGAGTTCTGGGACGGCCCCATGGTGATCAAGGGCATTCTCGACCCCGAGGACGCCCGCGACGCGGTGCGCTTTGGCGCCGACGGCATCATCGTTTCCAACCACGGTGGCCGCCAGTTGGACGGCGTGCTGTCCAGTGCGCGCGCGCTGCCGCCGATTGCCGACGCAGTAAAGGGCGAGCTGAAGATTCTGGTCGACTCCGGTATCCGCACCGGTCTCGATGTGGTGCGCATGCTGGCCCTCGGCGCGGACTGCACCATGCTCGGTCGAGCGTTCATTTACGCGCTGGCGGCCGATGGCCAGGCCGGTGTGACCAATCTGCTGGAGCTGATCGAGAAGGAAATGCGCGTTGCTATGGTGCTGACCGGCGCCAAGTCGATCAGCGAGATCAACGCCGATCTGCTGGTGGCGGCGCCATGA
- a CDS encoding lysophospholipid acyltransferase family protein encodes MPLIKRLPKQLFFLLIVKPVVYLLLGLNIYNKQRLPSHGPAILAANHNSHLDTLVLMALYPLGELHRVRPVAAADYFLRNRFTTWLSLNLIGIIPLDRQGQVDKEQVFEQCQQALADGQILLLFPEGSRGEAEELQPLRKGIYHLARSHAGTQVVPIAMHGLGRALPKGGSMIVPFNADVAIGEALSAEQECAPFMEQLQASLESLLAACITRRDARWED; translated from the coding sequence ATGCCCCTGATCAAGCGCCTGCCCAAACAGCTGTTCTTTCTGCTGATCGTCAAGCCGGTGGTGTACCTGCTGCTTGGCCTGAATATTTATAACAAGCAACGCCTGCCCAGCCACGGCCCGGCGATTCTGGCGGCCAACCACAACAGCCACCTGGACACGCTGGTGCTGATGGCGCTGTATCCGCTGGGCGAGCTGCACCGGGTACGCCCGGTGGCTGCGGCGGACTACTTCCTGCGCAACCGCTTCACTACCTGGCTATCACTCAACCTGATCGGCATTATCCCGCTAGATCGGCAGGGCCAGGTGGACAAGGAGCAGGTGTTTGAACAGTGCCAGCAGGCCCTGGCCGACGGCCAGATTCTGCTGCTGTTTCCGGAAGGCAGCCGCGGCGAGGCAGAAGAGCTGCAGCCACTGCGCAAGGGCATCTATCATCTGGCCCGCAGCCATGCAGGCACGCAGGTAGTGCCTATCGCCATGCACGGGCTGGGGCGCGCGCTGCCCAAGGGTGGCTCGATGATTGTGCCGTTCAATGCCGACGTAGCCATCGGCGAGGCGCTGAGCGCCGAGCAGGAATGCGCGCCCTTTATGGAGCAGCTACAGGCCTCACTGGAAAGCCTGCTGGCGGCCTGCATCACCCGCCGCGACGCGCGCTGGGAGGATTAA
- a CDS encoding DUF3617 domain-containing protein, protein MHLSRLALFCSLSLSALTSHANSLDTLPEPGLWISESTTLINGIDMQARMREMRENMLKSLPPEQRAMAEEMLGSEGQVGERQCITADTAQTMADPEALLADARENMPNCDLKVEQVSGDALQFSGQCNDPDGFTGDLSGSVQIVSSREMRSTFNGNGSYALPAGLMGNSAEASDGAVKLEHSQVSRWTAQDCGNTPAL, encoded by the coding sequence ATGCACCTCTCCCGTCTTGCCCTGTTTTGCTCACTCAGCCTGAGCGCCCTTACCAGCCACGCCAACAGCCTGGACACCCTGCCCGAGCCGGGCCTATGGATCAGCGAAAGCACCACCCTGATCAACGGCATCGACATGCAGGCCCGCATGCGCGAGATGCGCGAAAACATGCTCAAGTCGCTGCCACCGGAACAACGCGCGATGGCCGAAGAGATGCTCGGTAGCGAAGGCCAGGTGGGCGAGCGCCAATGCATCACCGCCGACACCGCGCAGACTATGGCCGACCCTGAGGCCCTGCTGGCGGATGCCCGCGAGAACATGCCCAACTGCGATCTCAAGGTGGAGCAGGTCAGCGGCGACGCCCTGCAGTTCTCCGGGCAGTGCAATGACCCGGACGGCTTCACCGGCGACCTCAGCGGCAGCGTCCAGATTGTATCCAGTCGCGAGATGCGCTCCACCTTCAACGGCAATGGCAGCTACGCCCTACCGGCCGGCCTGATGGGCAACAGCGCAGAGGCCAGCGACGGCGCGGTGAAGCTGGAGCATTCCCAGGTCAGCCGCTGGACCGCGCAAGACTGCGGCAACACCCCGGCGCTCTGA